The Deltaproteobacteria bacterium region CCCGGACTTCCTCGACCCGGTCTTCCGCAAGCCCGCCAACCGGGGGCTCGGGATCGTGGTCGCCGGCGGGCCCGACAAGGCGTTCCTCGGCTTCGGCCGCACCTGCTCGGACGAGGCCTTCGGTCACGGCGGCGCGGGCGGGCAGATCGCCTGGGCAGATCCCGTGACGGGGCTCTCGGTCGGCTACTGCACCTCGGGCTTCGACCGCGACGTGCTGCGGCAGGCGCGCCGGACCGTCGCGATCTCGAGCCTCGCGGGCTCGTGCGCGAGCTCGGCGTGACGGCGCTCCGCTTCGCGCGCGAGGAGCTCCTGCGCTCGCACGACTACGCGCGCCCCCAGGTCGTCGCGGGCCATCGCCTGCACGGGGGCTTCGACGCCGGTGGCCGCTATATCCCGCCGCGCTCGCTCGTTCGCGCCCCTGCGGTCACAGCGTGGACCGACGCCCTACGCAAGCGGGGCGGCGATCTCCTGGCCGCCGACGCCTCGCTGCTCGCGGGCGTGCGCATGCCGAACGAGGCACAGGGGCGGCTCCTCCTGCGCGAGGGGCTCGGGCAGACCTTCTGGAACCAGCTCACGGTGACCGGCAAGATCGAGGCGCGCGGCCGCGTGCTGCGCGACCTGCCGCTGCCCTCGCTCGCCGAGGCCGTACACGAGGACGCCTCGGAATGGGCGATCGGCCATCTGCAGGGGGGGCTGCTCGAGGCGCACGGCCTCGACGAGGGCGGCGAGCCGGAGCGCGGGATCGGCGGCCACGACGTCATGTGGTTCGCGCTGCGCGACCTGGCCTTCGGCCCGGTGGACTTCCCCGACGCCGAGGTGCCCGAGCGGATCGGCCGCGACGAGGACGCCGAGGCGGCGGTGCCGGCGATCCCGCTCGCGATCGAGCGCACGGTCTCGTTCCTGATGAACCTGCTCGTGATCGAGTTCCGCGCCGAGCTCGCCTTCTCCTTCACCGAGGCCATGCTGCGCGACCCCGAGCTCTTCCGGGAGCGGCGGGCCGGGGCGCTCGAGGCGGCGGAGGTCGTCGGGCGCATCCGCGCCGACGAGGCGATCCACGTCGCGTCGCTGCGGCTCTACCTCGGCGAGCTGCGCCACGCCACCTTCCGCGGCCGCGACGGCGGGCGCGTGCCGGGCGCCGAGGTCGTCGATCCGCTCTGGGAGCGGCTCGCGCACTGGGCGACCGTCGAGCAGCCGCGGCTCGTCGCGGAGCAGCAGCGCGAGCTCTACCGCGGGCGCATCGCGGCGCACCCGGAGGGCGCGCGGGTCTGGGCGGAGTTCGAGCGCCTCGGCGACTGAGGGGCGCGTGCGCTCCGGTTACGATCGCGAACGCCGGGCGCGAAACCGTGCTCCGGGGGCGTGCCGGACCGGCAGCCGGCGCGGGGCGGCTCCGGCGTCGCTCTCGCGTAGCTTCGGGCGGGTGCTGCGCATCCCCTGCGCTCCGCGTCCCGTTGGCACGGCGGATGCTCCGGCCGTCCAGAGGGCATCCGGGACGGGGGGGACGGACATGGACCGCCGGGCGATCGCTGTCGCGTCGCTGGCCGGGCTCGGGCTCGCGGTGCTCGCCTGCGCGCGCGCACCGGACCCGGCCAGCACGACCTGCGCGCGCGTGCTCGCGCGCCGGCTCCCCGAGGCGCGCGTCGTCGGGATCGACGCCGATCGCCGCGCGTCGCGCGCCGTGGTGCGCTTCGAGGTGGGCGAGGCATGGGGCCAGGAGCCGGCGCGGGGCGAGCTCTCGTGCGCGGTGGAGCCGGTCGGGAGCGAGGGCGGCTGGCGCGTGCGCGAGGCGACGCTCGACGGCGTCGCGCTCACGGACGCCGAGCTCGCGGTCGTCAACGCCGACCTGTTCCTGCACGAGCTCGCCCGCGCCGGCGCCCGCTGAGCGCGATCAGCCGCCCGCGCGCTTCACCGTCCAGCCCTGCTTCGAGAGCTCCGCGACGAGCGCGTCGCGGTGGTCGCCCTGGATCTCGATCACGCCGTCCTTGACGGTGCCGCCCGAGCCGCACAGCCGCTTCAGGCGCGAGCCGAGCTCGTCGAGCGCGGCGCCCGAGAGCGGCACGCCCGTCACCACCGTGACGCCCTTGCCCTTGCGGCCCTTGGTCTCGCGCCCGACGCGCACCACCGCGGCCGCGCCCGCGGCCGGCGCGGGCGCGCGCCTCTTCGCGCAGGCGCACGCCGCAGCCGGCCGGCCGCAGCGCGGGCACATGCGCCCGTGCGCGGACGAGAAGACGATGCCGTCGGCGCGGCGGGCGCTCATGGGCGGATCCTAGAAGCCGTCGCAGGAACCCGCTCGCGCCGGGTGGCAAGGCTCCCGGCAGCACGTCGAAAGCCCCGGACCTCGATCCGGACGGCGGCGAGAGGGTCCACCCGTCGCGCCCGGCTGCGATCGCAGATCGGGCTCCCCCGGGCCCGCGCCAGGGGCCCTCTTCAAGTGGTTCCGTCCGGGCGCCGAAGGGTCGGGTCGCCGGGAGGTCGCAGCGGGGCATGGCCAACGTCAAGGGGGTGGCGCTCGTCGAGATGGTCAAGTTCCTGCGCTCGCGCCGCGCCGAAGCGGAGCCCCTGCTCCCGGCCGAGCTGCGGCACTACCTGGACGAGCGGATCCGCGTCGCGAGCTGGTACCCCGAGTGCGACATGGTCGGGCTCGTCCGGGTGGTCGCACGGCTCCTGCCGAAGGGTGGCGAGCCGCCGCTCGCAGCGATCGGCCGGCTCAACGCCCGCAACAACATGGCGGGGGCCTATCGTCACCTCTTCGAGAGCGCCGATCTCTCGCGGGTTCCGCTCCGCGCCGTCACGCTCTGGCGGTCGATGCACGACACCGGCGACTTCCGGGTGACGCTCGAGGAGGGCGAGGCGCGCGTGGACGTCGTCGGCTACGGCTATCCGTGCCCGGAGATGTGCGCGATGATCGGGCCCTACGTCGAAGAGCTCTTCGGTGCCGCAGGGGTGAAGAACGTGCGAGCGCAGAAGCGAGCCTGCGGCCTCGATGGCGCCGCTGCCTGCTCCTACCGGATCGTCTGGGATTCCGAGGGCGACTGAGCCGCCCCCGTGTCCCCGCTCGCGGGCGGGGTGGGCGCGCCGGCCTGCGGCGGCGCTGCTCCTCGGGGGAGTGCTCGTGGTGCCGGCCTGCGCGGGTCTTCGCGGGCGGCCCCCGGCCGGCGCCCGCGAGATCGTGGTGACCGCCTACGCGTACACGAGCCGGGTCGGCGAGACGGACTCCCAGCCGACGCTCGCGGCCTCCGGCGCGCGCCTCCGGCCCGGCATGCGAGCGATCGCCGTGTCTCCGGACCTGCTCGCGATCGGCCTCGCCTACGGGACGCGCGTCGAGATCGAGGGCCTCGGCGAGTGGATCGTGCTCGACCGCATGGGCGACGCGCACCGGCGCTCGATCGACCTCTACCTGGGCGAGGACCTCGACGCGGCACGCGCCTTCGGCCGCCAGCGCGTGAAGCTGCGCTGGGACCGCTAGCCGCGGGCCCGGGGGCCGCGCTGCGGCGGAACGACCCGGCGGGACGTCGGGCTCGCCGGATCTGCCGCGCGATCCTCACCCGATCAGGCCCTCCATCCTCGGGACGGAACGGCTGTCCGGAAAGACCTGCGTCTCGAGTGCGGCCTCGGACACTCCAAGATGTCGGCCGAGCACGCCCTTGAGCAGGCCGCGCAGGTCGCCGGTGGGGCGCAGGTCGCGGCCTTCGTAGAGGCTGCGGACGCCGAGACCGGGCCAGTC contains the following coding sequences:
- a CDS encoding translation initiation factor Sui1, with the translated sequence MSARRADGIVFSSAHGRMCPRCGRPAAACACAKRRAPAPAAGAAAVVRVGRETKGRKGKGVTVVTGVPLSGAALDELGSRLKRLCGSGGTVKDGVIEIQGDHRDALVAELSKQGWTVKRAGG